The following are encoded together in the Argopecten irradians isolate NY chromosome 5, Ai_NY, whole genome shotgun sequence genome:
- the LOC138322879 gene encoding uncharacterized protein, producing MIAIAISLACLLHYTYSATPAPTTPTTTVNPLDVQMGDIRQTVEGLSRQMVMQQLGVEERIRSDGDSGIKQKLVTTRGTKPYLNDIISSPKIADLSDSWTKGRLLSIGTNVFVMNGVEFRLHSQNFKLNMPSRTSKDWHKVEEIPFPEVPHSVLSKHNVSEQIEDMREYFRAFKNQDTKIRSDYSRYFKPVLCYLEGAWLDGAAHDQRRWLGEAYTTEFFASDGQETGHAFNPTKIMRVVNGTAFYAHWNTRILCHPIKQEVKLASFYVKDDLAARLSGKQSMYDFSKSSTARFDLGEFGRPSRHFSADLGFGKQDPTFTQYTTMDAIMEEIPGADNYPAHTTGGAFGLTAYNAHFARNNTELNLARYHHWYRVLQKGAMGTTVINRGYADRTLWVASTTQDKVAPMTYKDCHYDRNTHKQNCTEYVAKYTYALPLEIVWMTPLLSWNPYNLQHFPGDTHKSPANTIHPHGHDGRTPAKAWLGTNEDSFCRTPAEFFTHASGQRYVNDRSGHAHKVVPSGFQTILREIPTVGNVRLRYPVVPTHQEGNAIYKELEALKDLVMNMAVNTRYFHTKPDAVKSIAGGDVREEHYTTSSTSVTPPGSHIHDIFLSQDDIADLEAGKRVAVYTSLNNGHQHVLEIYAEKANHYRLGHYRIGLCDGQLSCWDGHNNVLYYTS from the coding sequence CCGACAACGCCCACCACGACGGTGAACCCTTTGGACGTCCAGATGGGTGACATCAGACAGACGGTGGAAGGTTTGTCGCGTCAGATGGTCATGCAACAGCTCGGGGTGGAGGAACGAATCCGATCAGACGGCGACTCGGGCATTAAACAGAAACTCGTAACGACGAGGGGAACCAAGCCTTATCTCAACGATATCATCTCCTCACCCAAAATAGCTGACTTAAGCGATTCCTGGACAAAAGGACGTCTACTATCTATTGGAACTAATGTCTTTGTGATGAATGGAGTCGAGTTTAGGCTTCACTCGCAAAATTTCAAACTAAATATGCCAAGCAGGACAAGCAAGGATTGGCATAAAGTTGAAGAAATTCCTTTCCCTGAAGTGCCACACTCTGTCCTCTCCAAACACAATGTCTCTGAACAGATCGAAGATATGAGGGAATACTTCAGAGCTTTCAAGAACCAGGACACAAAGATACGGAGTGACTATTCTCGCTACTTTAAGCCGGTACTCTGCTATTTAGAGGGAGCTTGGTTAGATGGTGCTGCCCATGACCAAAGAAGATGGCTTGGCGAGGCTTATACCACAGAGTTCTTTGCCTCTGATGGACAAGAAACAGGCCACGCATTTAACCCCACCAAGATCATGAGAGTTGTAAACGGTACTGCCTTTTATGCACATTGGAATACACGTATTTTATGTCATCCAATTAAACAAGAGGTTAAGCTTGCATCATTCTATGTCAAGGATGACTTGGCAGCTCGTCTGTCTGGAAAGCAAAGTATGTATGATTTCTCCAAGTCCTCGACTGCACGTTTTGACCTTGGTGAGTTTGGTAGACCTTCCAGACATTTCTCCGCTGACCTTGGGTTTGGTAAACAGGACCCGACCTTTACTCAATACACAACAATGGACGCTATAATGGAGGAGATTCCCGGTGCAGATAACTATCCCGCCCACACCACCGGCGGAGCGTTCGGTCTGACGGCCTACAATGCTCACTTCGCCCGAAACAACACGGAGCTGAACCTAGCACGCTACCATCACTGGTACCGAGTGTTACAGAAGGGAGCCATGGGAACCACAGTCATCAACCGCGGCTACGCTGACAGAACCCTCTGGGTAGCCAGCACCACACAGGACAAGGTGGCGCCTATGACGTATAAGGACTGTCATTACGATCGTAACACACACAAACAGAACTGCACAGAATATGTCGCTAAATACACGTATGCCCTCCCGCTGGAGATCGTATGGATGACTCCACTACTGAGTTGGAACCCATATAACTTACAACATTTCCCTGGAGATACCCACAAGAGCCCTGCTAACACCATTCACCCACACGGACATGATGGACGCACTCCAGCGAAAGCCTGGCTCGGCACCAATGAAGACAGTTTCTGTCGAACACCAGCCGAGTTCTTCACTCACGCATCGGGTCAGCGCTATGTAAATGACAGATCGGGTCATGCCCATAAGGTTGTACCATCCGGCTTTCAGACAATTCTGCGGGAGATACCTACTGTAGGAAACGTCCGACTCAGATACCCTGTCGTACCAACTCATCAAGAAGGAAACGCTATTTACAAGGAGCTAGAAGCGCTGAAGGATCTTGTAATGAACATGGCCGTCAACACACGGTACTTCCACACTAAACCTGACGCTGTTAAAAGTATTGCTGGTGGTGACGTGAGAGAAGAGCATTATACAACTTCATCAACCTCCGTCACACCTCCCGGGAGTCACATTCACGACATCTTCCTCTCTCAGGACGACATTGCTGACCTCGAGGCAGGCAAGAGGGTGGCAGTGTATACCAGTCTAAACAATGGTCATCAACACGTCCTCGAGATCTACGCCGAGAAGGCCAACCACTATCGCCTTGGTCACTACAGAATTGGTCTGTGTGATGGTCAGCTCTCGTGCTGGGACGGTCACaacaatgtattgtattatacttcTTAG